In Candidatus Ozemobacteraceae bacterium, the sequence TCGCATACCCTGAACACGAGACCGGTCATTACCTCCGACCAGGAAATCCTGTCGGCGAAAGTCTCGGCGACGCATTCGACCATCGATCTCGTCCTCGATGGCCAGGAAGGGTTCGGGCTTCAGACAGGCGACGAGATACAGGTGACGCGAGCTGTCGAGACAGCCCGGATCGTCGTATTCGATACTCGCAACTTCTTCCAGGTGCTTCGCAAAAAAATGCAGTGGGGCCATTGAAGGCAACCACATGATGCGGGTGAACTCACGAAAGGATATATATCAATGAAAATATCTTGGACCATCGCAAAGATCAAATGTGAGGGCTGTGTCGAAAATGTCGCGAAAGCGCTTCTGCTCGTGGATGATATTGGCGGCGTCGAAGTTGACCTGGCCGGAAAATCCGTTACGTTCGAAGCGGCCGACCAAGCCGCCGCAGACGCGGCGAAGCGGGCCCTGACCCTGGCGGGGTATCCTCCGAAGGAATGAGCGGGAATGGGTTGGGGTGTGCGCACGGCGGACACCCGGGAATGAACGAGAGCGGATTGAACTGCGCGCACCTCAGTGCGCGCCTGCGGTGTTTTTTTGGAGTGGTCGCGTATGTTTTGGTTGCGATTTGTCCGGGATTTGCCGGACCGTTTGGGTTTGAGGTTTCGCAACCTGCGATCGAAGGTGGGACGGGCTCGTTGATCGGAACGGTCACGGCGACCGTGGCCGAGGGGCACATGCTGTATCGGGGCCGGTTATCTGCCTCCTCTGTCGGCGGGAACGTGAAGTTGCTTCTTCCTTCGGGACATCGGAAGAAAGACCCGTTCGGGCCGGGCGAGATCGAAATTTTCGATGCCGGTCCCTGGGCGTTCGGCGTTCGGCTCGGCCGTATCACGGCGTCTTCGGAAGCGACCATCGAGCTTGGCTTCCAGGGCTGTTCGACGCTGACCTGCTTCATGCCTGACACGTGGACCTTCGCATGGCCGGTTCCGAATGGACTCGGCACTGCTACGGCAGCGAAAGCTCCAACGACGGTCGCAACTTCGAGCACGAACGCGCCGCCCGCTAGTAATGAGACTGCTCGAGCACTCGGCAGTGTTTCAACTCCCGGGGGCTCGATGGATTTCGGCCGGACGATCCGCGAGCGCGGGCTGCCGTTCGCCATGCTGATGGCCTTTTTCGGAGGTCTGCTCGTCAGCCTGACGCCGTGCGTGTATCCGATGATTCCGATCACCCTCTCGATTATCGGCAGCAGGGATGAAAACCGCACCATCGGCCGCGGTTTTATATTGTCCATACTATATGTAGCCGGTCTTTCGTTGACCTACGCGTTGCTGGGGCTTGCCGTGGCGAGTTTCGGCGCTCATCTTCGCGGCTTCATTCAAGGAGCCTGGTTCCAGGGGGCGATGGCGGTCATCTTCGCTCTGCTCGCCCTCTCGATGTTCGATCTCTTCATGCTCCAGGTGCCCGACGCCGTTCGGCAACGGTTCGCGGGCTTCAGAAGTGGCGGTATGGCCGGGGTGTTCGTGACCGGCATGGTCTCTGGGCTCATGGCATCGCCCTGCGTCGCCGCGCCGCTCGCCGGCATTCTCGCCTTCATCGCCTCGACGGGAAGCGCCCTTTTCGGCTTCATGCTGCTGCTGGCGTTCGCCTGGGGCA encodes:
- a CDS encoding heavy metal-associated domain-containing protein — its product is MKISWTIAKIKCEGCVENVAKALLLVDDIGGVEVDLAGKSVTFEAADQAAADAAKRALTLAGYPPKE
- the dsbD gene encoding protein-disulfide reductase DsbD, which gives rise to MIGTVTATVAEGHMLYRGRLSASSVGGNVKLLLPSGHRKKDPFGPGEIEIFDAGPWAFGVRLGRITASSEATIELGFQGCSTLTCFMPDTWTFAWPVPNGLGTATAAKAPTTVATSSTNAPPASNETARALGSVSTPGGSMDFGRTIRERGLPFAMLMAFFGGLLVSLTPCVYPMIPITLSIIGSRDENRTIGRGFILSILYVAGLSLTYALLGLAVASFGAHLRGFIQGAWFQGAMAVIFALLALSMFDLFMLQVPDAVRQRFAGFRSGGMAGVFVTGMVSGLMASPCVAAPLAGILAFIASTGSALFGFMLLLAFAWGMGLLLIFLGTFSGVVNSLPRSGEWMNRVKEFYGFLLLGAALYFIRPLVGAPLGDLGVSLLMAAFAGFMGLFSPPTPEAPLGERVRKSIAVVGLVVACTFAVSSAARWGGLCFPVPGTDRALAAGMAMTPEGLFPRWYSNFPDALADARKSNRPLFVDFRADWCSICRELEENVFPHRSVAPLLAEYVLVRIDATENEGAAAELLKQYSVIGLPTLLLLRPDGTEREDLRIVGDIRAADLAATLEKGLR